In a genomic window of Zingiber officinale cultivar Zhangliang chromosome 9B, Zo_v1.1, whole genome shotgun sequence:
- the LOC122022372 gene encoding DEAD-box ATP-dependent RNA helicase 27-like, translating to MSSAKELREVKMKKSDKKRKKRPDPDQEEANAINNEAGGLPSEEQKVDKNEDKSSNGSNVKQETHVESNGDDVAEGVEGLTTYAKKKNNKSHGILTAEPFSRLPLSEHTMKAIQEMGFEHMTQIQSRAIPPLLAGKEVMGAARTGSGKTLAFLIPAIELLRNIGFMPRNGTGVIIICPTRELAIQTHAVAKDLLQYHSQTLGLVIGGAGRRGEAEHLYKGVNLLVATPGRLLDHLQNTKGFIYKSLAFLIIDEADRILEANFEEDMKQIFKRLPKTRQTALFTATQTKQVEDFANLSFKEKPVYVGVDDGRSKVTVEGLQQGYCVVPSNKRFLVLYAFLKRNLSKKIMVFFSSCNSVKYHSELLRYIRVDCLDIHGKQKQQKRTSTFFEFCKAEKGILLCTDVAARGLDIPAVDWIVQYDPPDEPKEYIHRVGRTARGEGSKGNALLFLLPEELQFLIYLKEAKVPVKEYEFNAKKVPNLQSHLEKIVGENYFLQQSARDAYRSYILAYNSHSMKNVFNVHQLNLKDVAASFCFTTPPKVNLDLESSASKFRKKMRRTDGGRHGISSSNPYGRQSTDDTRQFVRH from the exons ATGTCTTCTGCCAAGGAGCTTCGTGAAGTGAAAATGAAGAAGTCAGACAAGAAGCGTAAGAAGAGACCAGATCCTGACCAAGAGGAGGCCAACGCCATTAATAACGAAGCTGGCGGGCTTCCATCAGAAGAACAGAAAGTAGATAAGAACGAGGATAAATCCTCCAATGGCTCCAATGTGAAGCAGGAGACCCATGTGGAGAGCAATGGAGATGATGTTGCAGAAGGCGTGGAGGGGTTAACTACTTATGCTAAGAAGAAGAATAACAAAAGTCATGGGATCTTGACTGCTGAGCCTTTCTCCAGGCTCCCACTTTCTGAGCACACAATGAAGGCCATCCAAGAGATGGGTTTCGAACACATGACACAG ATTCAATCCAGAGCTATCCCACCTCTCTTGGCCGGAAAGGAGGTGATGGGTGCAGCTAGAACTGGTTCCGGAAAAACTCTTGCTTTCTTGATACCTGCAATTGAATTGCTGCGTAATATTGGTTTTATGCCTAGGAATGGAACTGGTGTCATCATTATCTGTCCAACCAGGGAGCTTGCAATTCAA ACACATGCTGTAGCGAAGGACCTTTTACAGTACCATTCTCAAACCCTTGGCTTGGTTATAGGCGGAGCGGGGAGAAGAGGTGAAGCTGAGCACCTTTATAAGGGAGTAAATTTGTTGGTGGCTACACCAGGAAGACTTTTGGATCACCTCCAAAACACAAAAGGGTTTATCTACAAAAGTTTAGCG TTTCTTATAATTGATGAAGCAGATCGAATATTGGAGGCTAACTTTGAGGAAGATATGAAGCAGATATTTAAGCGTTTACCAAAG ACAAGGCAGACTGCTTTATTTACAGCCACCCAGACTAAGCAG GTTGAGGATTTTGCAAACTTGTCATTTAAGGAAAAGCCAGTATATGTTGGTGTTGATGATGGAAGGTCAAAG GTCACTGTCGAAGGGCTGCAGCAGGGTTATTGCGTTGTGCCTAGCAATAAAAGGTTCCTGGTCTTGTATGCTTTTCTCAAAAGGAATCTTTCAAAGAAGATAATGGTCTTCTTCTCCTCATGCAATTCAGTCAAGTACCACTCAGAGCTTCTCAGGTATATACGAGTTGATTGTCTTGATATCCACGGAAAACAGAAGCAGCAGAAACGTACTAGTACGTTTTTTGAGTTCTGCAAAGCTGAAAAGGGTATACTGCTCTGCACTGATGTTGCTGCCCGCGGTCTCGATATTCCTGCTGTG GACTGGATTGTGCAATATGATCCTCCTGATGAGCCAAAG GAATACATTCACAGAGTTGGTCGGACAGCTCGAGGGGAAGGCAGTAAGGGGAATGCTTTGCTTTTCTTATTGCCTGAAGAGTTACAATTTCTAATCTATTTGAAG GAAGCAAAGGTTCCTGTCAAAGAGTACGAGTTCAACGCAAAGAAGGTGCCAAATCTGCAATCTCATCTG GAGAAAATAGTCGGGGAAAACTATTTTCTGCAACAATCGGCTAGGGACGCGTATAGATCCTACATCTTGGCCTACAATTCACACTCTATGAAGAATGTTTTTAACGTTCACCAACTTAATCTCAAG GACGTTGCTGCTTCCTTCTGCTTTACCACGCCGCCAAAGGTGAACTTGGACTTGGAAAGCAGCGCCTCCAAGTTCAGGAAGAAGATGCGCAGAACCGATGGCGGTCGACACGGCATCAGCTCAAGTAATCCTTACGGAAGACAATCGACCGACGATACAAGACAATTTGTGCGGCACTAA
- the LOC122022375 gene encoding uncharacterized protein LOC122022375, whose protein sequence is MAKLLMLKEYLELDDDGFVLGVGVTTIRSLLDAELLRESAMRNAARSAAAANGNALGKFAAAIEAVKARCLPSSSRPERATFSVLSWKNKTKEKDKKTKQRLTADQNPSAAVGWQCLRFPSAVISSDQSNCSHAASPAPYYLQVSSSTSEERKEHSPPPSSSSQPSGNEEATSITATLSAATEFDGRELEENESNDDAEKIRVSLVSVIDYTNKKDCVVVEEEEEEEDDEESFYRSLDNIERSTEQLLHQIRRFEMLAELDPPMECCSLSSDGDDDVSSPSSHAEEEEGRAWEMLGRLKANAPQGGGEKLLMDFFIQGGKADGCLLLMRQRETTTTTELLRTARRWIDGSPGGEVEEDCGHGEAATLREMEINGRWRCFHEEVDELALRFGDAMLQLLVEELVKELASQL, encoded by the exons ATGGCTAAGCTGCTCATGCTCAAGGAGTACCTCGAGCTCGACGACGACGGTTTCGTGCTGGGCGTCGGCGTCACTACCATCCGCAGCCTCCTCGACGCCGAGCTCCTCAGAGAATCGGCCATGAGGAACGCAGCCCGCAGCGCCGCGGCAGCTAACGGGAACGCGCTCGGTAAATTCGCCGCCGCCATCGAGGCCGTCAAAGCGCGCTGTTTGCCGTCCTCTTCGCGGCCGGAGCGGGCTACATTCTCGGTGCTCTCCTGGAAGAATAAGACGAAGGAGAAAGATAAGAAGACAAAACAGAGGCTCACGGCGGATCAGAACCCGTCCGCCGCCGTCGGATGGCAGTGTCTCCGGTTCCCGTCGGCAGTCATCAGCAGCGACCAGAGCAATTGCTCGCACGCCGCCTCCCCTGCCCCCTACTACCTCCAAGTCAGCTCCTCCACCAGCGAAGAAAGGAAAGAACACTCACCGCCTCCATCATCCTCGTCCCAACCATCGGGGAACGAAGAAGCCACCTCCATCACCGCCACCCTCTCGGCGGCGACG GAATTTGATGGAAGAGAGTTGGAAGAGAACGAGTCCAACGACGATGCAGAGAAGATTCGAGTGAGTTTAGTTTCGGTGATCGACTATACGAATAAAAAGGATTGTGTTGTtgttgaggaggaagaagaggaagaagatgatgaagagtcCTTTTATCGCAGCCTCGACAATATTGAAA GGTCGACGGAGCAGCTGCTGCACCAGATCCGACGGTTCGAAATGCTCGCGGAGCTGGATCCCCCGATGGAGTGTTGCTCCCTGTCGTCGGACGGGGACGACGACGTGTCGTCGCCGTCGTCGCACGCCGAGGAGGAGGAGGGGCGGGCGTGGGAGATGCTCGGGCGGCTGAAGGCCAACGCGCCGCAAGGCGGCGGAGAGAAGCTTCTGATGGACTTCTTCATCCAAGGCGGCAAAGCTGACGGCTGTCTTCTTCTGATGAGGCAGCGTGAGACGACCACAACGACGGAGTTGCTCCGCACGGCAAGGCGGTGGATCGACGGGAGTCCGGGCGGGGAGGTGGAGGAGGACTGCGGCCACGGGGAGGCGGCGACGTTGAGGGAGATGGAGATTAACGGACGGTGGAGATGCTTCCATGAGGAGGTGGACGAGCTGGCCCTGCGGTTTGGAGACGCAATGCTTCAGTTGCTCGTGGAAGAATTAGTGAAAGAATTAGCATCACaattataa
- the LOC122022374 gene encoding probable aminotransferase ACS12: MTRHGEPPSEQPSATTEEQALIPCSGGGGAAMRLIVPLQGIVQGHGGGGLVLGSLLPCVLFYAFQMYLKRSRSPPLNPPSDVPEHRGVVRSSSRRRLPVRDAVLSARASLIAKSADSSYAAGDKMFLEDPYHLFDNPDGVMQLGLAENRLSLDLIDDWLAKNYKDTMLDQRQGALSIKGLATYQPFDGSLEFKTAIAGLMGQVMQGSVSFDPSRIVLTSGATPAIEILSFCLADIGNAFLVPSPYHPGYDRNIRWRAGIELIPVPCRSTDNFSISVASLERAYTRAKNRSVKVCGILFSNPSNPVGNLLRTETLLDIIDFATEKNIHVIADETFAGSIHGNEVFVSMAEVLNTDGVDRTRVHIVYSLSKVFCIPGVRVGIVYSFNECVLAAASRLSRFSISAPTHQLLISMLTDVKFIAQYLKMNRERLRIMYALLVSSLMELGVQCVKSIGGFYCWMDMSKLMKSYSEKGEFELWKVMLDLAKIHLTSGTAYHCIEPGWFRLCFTTLSRNDVPLLMERLKRVIHRQ; the protein is encoded by the exons ATGACCCGCCACGGCGAGCCCCCGTCGGAGCAGCCCTCCGCCACCACCGAGGAGCAGGCGTTGATCCCCTGCTCCGGAGGCGGAGGGGCAGCCATGCGCCTCATCGTCCCCCTCCAAGGCATCGTCCAGGGCCACGGCGGCGGCGGGCTGGTCCTCGGCTCCCTCCTCCCCTGCGTTCTCTTTTACGCCTTCCAGATGTACCTGAAGCGGAGCCGCTCGCCGCCGTTGAATCCCCCCTCTGACGTCCCCGAGCACCGCGGAGTCGTCCGCTCCTCCTCTCGCAGGCGTCTGCCCGTCCGCGATGCTGTCCTCTCCGCCCGTGCCTCTTTGATCGCCAAATCCGCCGATTCGTCTTATGCTGCTGGGGACAAGATGTTCTTGGAGGATCCCTACCATCTTTTCGATAATCCCGATGGGGTTATGCAGCTTGGGTTGGCGGAGAACCGT TTGTCGTTGGATTTGATTGACGACTGGCTTGCCAAAAATTACAAGGATACGATGCTTGACCAACGGCAGGGCGCATTGAGCATTAAGGGATTAGCTACCTACCAGCCCTTTGATGGATCTTTGGAATTCAAGACG GCCATTGCTGGACTCATGGGGCAAGTGATGCAAGGGTCAGTCTCGTTTGATCCGTCACGCATTGTTTTGACTTCAGGTGCAACTCCTGCAATTGAGATTCTCAGCTTCTGCCTAGCAGATATTGGAAATGCATTTCTTGTTCCTTCACCATATCATCCAGG GTATGATAGAAATATAAGGTGGCGAGCAGGCATAGAGTTGATACCTGTCCCATGTCGAAGCACCGATAACTTTAGCATAAGCGTTGCCTCACTTGAAAGAGCATACACTCGGGCAAAAAATCGAAGTGTAAAAGTGTGTGGAATTCTTTTCTCAAACCCCTCAAACCCAGTGGGCAACTTGCTTCGTACAGAAACACTGCTTGACATTATTGATTTTGCTACAGAGAAGAACATACATGTCATAGCTGATGAAACTTTTGCTGGCTCAATTCACGGAAATGAGGTGTTTGTGAGCATGGCAGAGGTTTTAAACACAGATGGTGTTGATAGAACTAGGGTTCATATTGTTTATTCCTTATCTAAAGTTTTTTGTATTCCTGGCGTCAGGGTTGGCATTGTATACTCCTTCAATGAATGCGTACTTGCAGCAGCCTCCAGATTATCTAGGTTCTCCATTTCTGCTCCAACCCATCAATTACTTATCTCAATGCTCACAGATGTCAAGTTCATTGCACAGTACCTCAAGATGAACAGAGAGAGACTTCGAATAATGTATGCATTGTTGGTCAGCAGCCTGATGGAGTTAGGTGTTCAGTGTGTCAAAAGCATTGGTGGTTTTTACTGTTGGATGGATATGAGCAAGCTCATGAAATCATACAGCGAGAAAGGAGAGTTTGAACTTTGGAAGGTTATGCTTGATTTGGCTAAAATTCACTTAACATCTGGAACAGCATACCATTGCATTGAACCTGGATGGTTTCGTTTATGTTTCACAACATTGTCTCGGAATGATGTCCCTCTACTTATGGAACGCTTAAAGAGAGTAATCCATAGGCAATAA
- the LOC122022376 gene encoding uncharacterized protein LOC122022376: MESNEFFESCVHPRREKQQISVPFLWEEMPGKLKKDWSIETAPIALLPSPAKLVVSVPFEWEEKPGKPILHPEPAQVVPNSTTSNVTNPLPVPDHYVNPFVDEKNKSYLNPFEVEEGEIVASDLEAFTFGLSDEVPGMEATQFFDIMAAAWESFSEDGSYWNENFHTASETDDHSISSGAEAEISKDTSTVKYLFPVSLADTSFLNNHGKDHTPSSVTACAEPFLLKKFNHEHTAIAKTFTLEELMMLSRKLSYRGKQTDVRMEHSKSMLLCFPFIRNSNKTRA, translated from the exons ATGGAGTCGAATGAGTTCTTTGAGTCCTGTGTTCATCCGCGACGAGAGAAGCAGCAGATTTCTGTTCCTTTTCTCTGGGAAGAGATGCCAGGCAAGCTGAAGAAAGACTGGAGCATCGAGACAGCCCCCATTGCCTTGCTTCCATCCCCTGCCAAGCTTGTGGTTTCTGTGCCATTTGAATGGGAGGAGAAGCCCGGGAAGCCGATACTCCATCCGGAACCGGCTCAGGTAGTGCCAAATTCAACCACTTCTAATGTAACGAATCCTCTTCCTGTGCCAGATCACTATGTGAACCCTTTCGTCGATGAGAAGAACAAATCCTATCTGAATCCTTTCGAAGTGGAGGAAGGTGAAATTGTTGCATCAGATCTTGAGGCCTTCACTTTTGGGTTAAGTGATGAAGTCCCTGGCATGGAAGCAACTCAATTTTTCGACATCATGGCAGCTGCTTGGGAAAGTTTCAGTGAGGATGGCTCCTACTGGAATGAAAACTTTCACACTGCATCAGAAACAGATGATCATAGCATTTCAAGCGGCGCAGAAGCAGAAATTAGCAAGGACACCTCGACTGTTAAGTACCTATTCCCAGTTTCTTTAGCTGATACTAGCTTTCTCAACAACCATGGCAAAGATCATACTCCATCTTCAGTGACTGCCTGCGCAGAACCATTTCTGTTAAAGAAATTCAACCACGAACACACTGCCATTGCAAAAACATTTACGCTCGAGGAACTCATGATGCTGAGTCGGAAATTGAGTTATAGAGGCAAACAAACTGACGTTAGAATG GAACACTCAAAGAGCATGCTCCTATGCTTCCCATTCATCCGCAATAGCAACAAAACAAGGGCATAA
- the LOC122023100 gene encoding GDSL esterase/lipase At5g41890-like codes for MERTLGKNATEFLKTAVFQIITGSNDILNYFEPSVYFFGDKKLAPTALQDILVSNLTLHLKRLHELGARKFLVIGLGPIGCIPYLRVIKLVKKGECLSAANTLIQGYNMKLIRAINKLNEDLGPESVFVYANTYDIFLDIIQDYHKYGFENPYDPCCGLSFPPLCLRVRDGNSSTILCKDRNKYVFWDAYHPTEAANIIIAKKLIAGDANATSFNLRRLYSG; via the exons ATGGAGAGAACTCTGGGAAAGAATGCTACTGAGTTCCTAAAGACCGCTGTCTTCCAAATAATAACAGGGTCTAATGACATCTTGAACTACTTCGAGCCATCCGTATATTTCTTTGGAGATAAGAAGCTCGCCCCAACAGCTCTTCAGGACATATTGGTCTCCAACTTAACTCTGCATCTAAAG AGATTGCATGAGCTCGGGGCAAGAAAGTTTCTAGTCATTGGGTTAGGACCTATTGGATGCATACCGTATCTTCGAGTAATAAAGTTGGTGAAAAAAGGGGAGTGCTTATCAGCTGCAAACACACTAATCCAAGGTTACAACATGAAGTTGATTAGGGCAATCAACAAGCTAAATGAAGATCTGGGTCCTGAATCTGTATTTGTATATGCGAATACCTACGACATTTTCCTAGATATAATTCAAGACTATCACAAATACG GATTTGAAAATCCATATGATCCTTGTTGTGGCCTAAGCTTTCCTCCTCTCTGCCTCAGAGTCCGTGATGGCAACTCCAGCACCATCCTCTGCAAAGATAGAAACAAGTATGTGTTTTGGGATGCATATCACCCAACTGAAGCCGCTAACATTATCATTGCAAAGAAATTAATTGCTGGCGATGCAAATGCAACTTCCTTCAACCTACGAAGGTTGTATAGTGGTTAA
- the LOC122024110 gene encoding GDSL esterase/lipase At5g41890-like, whose translation MASPFVALFLSLLLLQLLLLLPLFVLGLRPPAVRYPTFVLGDSLVDVGNNNYLFTISKANSPPYGIDFAPSGGQPTGRFTNGRTTSDLVVQALGKNSFPPPYLAGNNCSNAVQNGINYASGASGILDETGSLFVCGKLTNVSSNGC comes from the exons ATGGCTTCACCATTTGTTGCATTGTTCCtgtctcttcttctccttcaactgCTGCTGCTGCTTCCGTTGTTTGTTCTTGGCCTTCGTCCTCCAGCAGTTCGCTACCCCACCTTCGTCCTCGGTGATTCTCTTGTCGACGTTGGGAACAACAACTATCTCTTCACCATCTCCAAAGCTAACTCACCTCCTTACGGCATTGATTTCGCGCCTTCTGGCGGCCAACCTACAGGAAGATTCACTAATGGCAGAACCACAAGTGATCTCGTAG TTCAAGCTTTGGGGAAGAATTCTTTCCCTCCACCCTATTTAGCCGGCAACAACTGTAGCAATGCTGTTCAGAATGGCATCAACTATGCTTCAGGTGCTTCTGGGATATTGGACGAGACAGGATCTTTGTTTGTATGTGGCAAACTCACAAATGTTTCTTCTAATGGGTGTTAA